One part of the Fusibacter sp. A1 genome encodes these proteins:
- a CDS encoding glutathione peroxidase — MSFYQLEAVDGFNKVKSMQAYKGKVVLVVNTASKCGFTPQFEGLEELYKTYKDQGLEILGFPCNQFKEQEPGSQDEIVQFCQLNYGVTFEIFEKVDVKGENIHPIFDYLTNQKKGALGSKDVKWNFTKFLIDQNGKVVKRFAPTDTPKKIEKSIKELL, encoded by the coding sequence ATGTCATTTTATCAGCTAGAAGCAGTGGATGGATTCAACAAGGTAAAATCGATGCAAGCCTACAAGGGTAAAGTGGTTCTTGTGGTGAACACGGCAAGCAAATGCGGATTCACACCTCAGTTCGAGGGGCTTGAAGAACTGTACAAGACCTATAAGGATCAAGGCCTCGAGATTCTAGGATTCCCATGTAATCAATTTAAAGAACAGGAACCGGGTTCGCAAGACGAAATCGTTCAGTTCTGTCAGCTCAACTACGGAGTGACCTTCGAAATCTTTGAAAAGGTAGACGTGAAGGGGGAGAACATCCACCCCATCTTCGATTACCTGACAAACCAGAAAAAAGGCGCGCTCGGATCAAAAGACGTCAAGTGGAACTTCACCAAGTTCCTGATCGATCAAAACGGAAAAGTCGTCAAACGATTTGCTCCGACAGACACACCAAAAAAGATTGAAAAATCCATTAAAGAGCTCTTATAG
- a CDS encoding MarR family winged helix-turn-helix transcriptional regulator — MMNSDEILKLDNQLCFALYAANRAMTKMYKPLLDPFSLTYPQYLVLLVLYERDKLTVNELGDRLYLDSGTLTPLLKRMEQAKLVSRQRSSKDERKVLISLTAKAVKLKESLADVPMTLFREYGCEPTQIVELRETLRSLVDRLQKNT, encoded by the coding sequence ATGATGAACAGCGATGAGATCTTAAAACTCGACAACCAGCTCTGTTTCGCACTCTATGCCGCCAACAGGGCGATGACAAAAATGTACAAACCCCTGCTCGATCCCTTTAGCCTCACCTACCCCCAGTATCTGGTACTGTTGGTGCTGTACGAAAGGGACAAGCTGACTGTGAACGAACTCGGGGACAGGCTTTACCTCGATTCAGGCACACTCACGCCTCTGCTTAAGCGAATGGAGCAGGCGAAACTCGTCAGCCGTCAGCGGTCATCGAAGGACGAGCGAAAAGTCCTGATCTCGCTGACTGCAAAAGCGGTAAAGTTAAAGGAATCGCTAGCAGATGTACCGATGACCCTTTTCCGTGAATACGGCTGCGAGCCGACCCAGATCGTCGAACTGAGAGAGACACTCCGATCACTTGTTGATCGACTTCAAAAAAACACATAA
- a CDS encoding translation factor GTPase family protein, whose protein sequence is MNKIIKNIGIYAHVDAGKTTLTEQLLYHTGVIRSAGRVDDGNTHTDTMDLERERGISIMSAPISFMHAGEKINIIDTPGHVDFVAEVERSMLVLDAAILVISAKESVQSHTKLLFQALKRQKVPTLIFINKIDRMGVKLVDVFEDIDKLLTDRSLPLQTVTDEGARGAAVSDLFGIDHESLAERLALYDDAFFERYLSGELNRKMMEEVIRTLMSTCQVYPLLFGSAMHGVGISGCLEAIHKLMDAPAYNSEEALGGIVFKVQRNHVKTKESFIKLTTGHIGVRELIGEDKITKIEALIDGELVKVDRLYAGDIGIVQGLQHYPMGSSFGIDQTVTGEQLAKPTLKVKILPEKFSKRKQLLDALEILSEADPYLEFELNEFNDDIYLKLFGFVQMDIVYEMLLRRFDLSVTYKDPMTIYMETLKSQASYEVRMYEEGLPFHAAVGFRVSPLPIGSGIVYESLITTGYLKQTFQNAVEEGVFEFLDQGLLGWEITDMKVELISYMFSSVCSSPKDYRDLAPLVLFEAIRRAGTYLLWPISRFDLSVPLDKIGKSIADLSRMKATFDEPIIKDGNYLISGTVPIELSHNYALEVHAYTSGKGYFETKFSGYEPAPEWVVKEREKFKTDPSNRSTYLMSKSRVI, encoded by the coding sequence ATGAATAAAATTATCAAGAACATAGGCATTTACGCACATGTGGATGCAGGTAAAACAACACTTACAGAACAGCTTTTATACCATACTGGCGTCATTAGGTCGGCAGGACGTGTAGATGACGGCAACACGCACACGGACACGATGGACCTCGAACGCGAGCGCGGCATATCGATCATGTCGGCACCGATTTCCTTTATGCACGCCGGTGAGAAAATCAATATCATCGATACACCGGGTCATGTGGACTTTGTTGCCGAGGTGGAACGATCGATGCTGGTGCTTGACGCGGCGATCCTCGTGATTTCGGCAAAGGAATCCGTGCAGTCGCATACCAAGCTGCTCTTTCAGGCACTGAAAAGGCAAAAGGTGCCTACTCTTATCTTTATCAACAAAATTGATCGGATGGGCGTCAAGCTTGTGGATGTTTTTGAGGATATCGACAAGTTACTAACAGACAGGTCACTGCCACTTCAAACAGTTACTGATGAAGGGGCTAGAGGTGCCGCCGTGAGCGACCTTTTCGGAATCGATCATGAGAGCCTCGCCGAGCGGTTGGCCCTTTACGATGACGCTTTCTTTGAAAGGTATCTAAGCGGCGAACTGAACCGCAAGATGATGGAAGAGGTCATACGCACCTTAATGTCGACATGCCAAGTCTACCCGCTGCTATTTGGGAGCGCGATGCATGGCGTGGGTATTTCGGGCTGCCTAGAAGCCATCCATAAGCTGATGGATGCGCCTGCCTATAATAGTGAGGAAGCCCTTGGCGGAATCGTCTTCAAGGTGCAAAGAAACCATGTGAAGACAAAGGAATCCTTTATCAAACTGACTACTGGACATATTGGAGTCAGAGAACTCATCGGTGAGGACAAGATTACTAAAATTGAAGCGCTCATCGACGGGGAGCTGGTGAAAGTGGACAGGTTATATGCTGGAGATATCGGCATCGTTCAAGGGCTTCAGCACTATCCTATGGGCAGCTCATTCGGGATAGACCAAACGGTCACTGGCGAGCAACTTGCTAAGCCGACCTTAAAGGTGAAAATACTGCCGGAAAAGTTTTCGAAAAGAAAACAGCTCCTCGACGCACTCGAAATACTCTCAGAAGCGGATCCTTACCTTGAATTTGAACTCAATGAGTTCAACGACGACATCTACCTGAAGCTGTTTGGCTTTGTCCAGATGGATATTGTTTATGAGATGCTGCTGCGCAGGTTCGACCTTTCAGTGACCTATAAGGACCCGATGACCATCTATATGGAGACGCTTAAGTCTCAAGCAAGCTACGAAGTACGTATGTATGAAGAGGGGCTTCCTTTTCATGCCGCTGTCGGTTTTAGGGTAAGTCCGCTACCGATCGGTTCTGGGATCGTGTATGAGTCCCTTATCACCACAGGATACCTGAAGCAGACCTTTCAGAATGCGGTGGAAGAAGGCGTATTCGAATTTTTGGACCAAGGGCTTTTAGGCTGGGAAATCACAGACATGAAGGTGGAGCTGATCAGCTACATGTTCAGTAGTGTCTGCAGTTCTCCTAAAGACTACAGGGATCTTGCGCCGCTTGTCCTTTTCGAAGCGATAAGACGAGCAGGCACCTATCTGTTGTGGCCGATCAGCAGGTTTGACCTAAGCGTGCCGCTTGATAAGATTGGAAAATCAATCGCCGACCTTTCGAGAATGAAAGCGACCTTTGACGAACCGATCATCAAGGATGGTAACTATTTGATCTCAGGCACGGTCCCTATCGAACTCAGTCACAACTACGCACTTGAAGTGCACGCCTACACTTCTGGAAAAGGATACTTTGAAACCAAGTTTTCGGGGTATGAACCGGCTCCGGAGTGGGTTGTGAAAGAGAGAGAGAAGTTTAAGACGGATCCGTCCAATCGTTCGACCTATTTGATGAGCAAGAGCAGGGTGATTTAA
- a CDS encoding permease translates to MDFNFFIQEMILLPVLILGMATLTTTIRLSLKPHVLVDLLSKTKGVKGYALGSLIGAITPFCSCSSVPIFLGISQMALKPGLSFSFLITSPLVHEVAFVMVWQLFGWKLALFYLTFSLLLGILGGFLMEKTGIGYELITDKAMKDIANPYIENFKERVGYAFKDSLRLLKKILPMLVVGILIGSVLHNRDLGFMSALLENSTSSSQVLLAVLVGIPLYSGIAVGVPIAAGLIGSGLGLGTGIAFILSVAGLSLPEMIMLKGVMSTRLLVGFVLYIAMGMIVAGTVLNYMQPLFF, encoded by the coding sequence ATGGACTTTAACTTCTTTATTCAGGAAATGATACTGCTACCGGTTTTGATTCTTGGGATGGCGACACTGACGACCACGATCAGACTAAGCTTAAAGCCCCATGTGCTGGTCGATCTTCTCAGCAAGACCAAGGGGGTCAAAGGATATGCGCTTGGTAGCCTGATTGGAGCGATCACACCATTTTGCAGTTGTTCGTCAGTGCCGATTTTTTTAGGAATCTCACAAATGGCACTGAAGCCCGGTCTGTCATTTTCTTTTCTGATCACCTCACCGCTTGTGCACGAAGTCGCATTTGTGATGGTATGGCAACTCTTCGGATGGAAACTCGCGCTCTTTTACCTCACATTCAGTCTGCTGCTTGGCATCTTGGGTGGATTTTTGATGGAGAAAACAGGCATAGGCTATGAGCTGATCACCGATAAAGCGATGAAGGACATCGCTAATCCCTATATTGAAAACTTTAAAGAGAGAGTGGGCTATGCCTTTAAAGACAGCCTTAGACTACTTAAAAAGATTTTGCCCATGCTTGTGGTGGGCATATTGATAGGAAGTGTGCTTCACAACAGAGACCTAGGATTCATGAGCGCGCTTCTTGAAAACAGCACCAGCTCCTCCCAAGTACTTCTTGCTGTGCTTGTGGGAATCCCCCTCTATTCGGGTATCGCTGTGGGAGTACCTATAGCAGCTGGGCTGATCGGCAGCGGCTTAGGGCTAGGTACGGGTATCGCTTTCATTCTGTCTGTGGCGGGACTGTCGCTACCCGAAATGATCATGCTTAAGGGCGTCATGTCGACAAGACTGCTTGTGGGATTTGTCCTCTATATCGCGATGGGGATGATAGTTGCTGGGACGGTTCTTAATTATATGCAGCCGCTATTCTTTTGA
- a CDS encoding MarR family winged helix-turn-helix transcriptional regulator, with amino-acid sequence MKQLIRNQFRELIQKMGLLEEQQTKCCELSLVQCHALTEVGDLDGLSVNDLAQRLNLDKSTTSRHVSNLVDRGLIERLENPEDRRYFTLHLSGKGKDTYLSIEDTMDAYYETLVNSLTAQEQEKIMDALALLIKAINQLDCC; translated from the coding sequence ATGAAACAGTTGATCAGAAATCAGTTTCGCGAGTTGATTCAAAAAATGGGACTACTTGAAGAGCAGCAGACCAAGTGCTGTGAGCTATCACTTGTTCAGTGCCACGCCCTTACAGAAGTGGGTGATTTGGATGGCCTATCTGTCAACGATCTGGCGCAAAGGTTGAATCTTGACAAGAGCACCACTAGCAGGCACGTCTCCAATCTGGTGGACAGGGGACTAATCGAGCGGCTGGAGAACCCAGAGGATAGAAGGTATTTCACCCTGCACCTAAGCGGCAAGGGCAAAGATACCTATCTATCGATAGAAGACACGATGGATGCCTATTATGAGACGTTGGTGAACTCACTCACTGCTCAAGAACAGGAAAAAATCATGGATGCGCTTGCGCTTTTGATAAAGGCGATCAATCAACTTGATTGTTGCTGA
- a CDS encoding diguanylate cyclase, with the protein MDKNTTEIYKNIFDELNMMVVVLTTDSTLMLANKAMLDFSGLPLEELIGKAAWDLPWWHQSEEMQNELMFTLGHVFSSEETMRFGGTHLDKNGESFEIDFVLKPMTIAGEVESIIAMGYNITEMVKAKDALTQREKQINAFFEYSTEGYFFQILPQIALIPDEIDDKFIEQVIEVQRLGSINKKLLEYLGFESKDEVRGKRLLEYLGVNAQLHKHIWKEMITEGVATIQTEIFNRVTGKKIFLRLRFVAIYNDSHYFEGNFCIVSNITQQHLYERELNFLANKDPLTGLNNRRNFKNMTNVLFDRVGPDSPYSVCMLDIDKFKKVNDSYGHDVGDIVIRTVAEVIENGIGENGIVGRYGGEEFIIITSMSTEGTFKLINDIRIVLENTTISFGSGSLVVTVSGGISEVSANSDEMFDKGVVFADKALYESKNSGRNRVTIYDDELHGRMAIDRLTGVYTRKAIVNKTKQLHVDLRKLDRSYAVVRISLETLIVKEFAILNQFIKQTAGILLSLTRTGDFIGRYDDLTFIVLISGANEEALNHIQGRITESMTKLSNKFENLILAEIKSICFHDWTMRFEKEFSRLMNDDESS; encoded by the coding sequence ATGGATAAGAATACAACAGAAATCTACAAAAATATATTTGATGAGCTGAACATGATGGTGGTGGTTCTGACCACAGATTCCACCTTGATGCTTGCCAATAAGGCGATGCTCGATTTTTCGGGCCTTCCTCTTGAGGAGCTCATAGGAAAGGCGGCCTGGGATCTTCCCTGGTGGCATCAATCAGAAGAGATGCAAAACGAGCTGATGTTCACTTTGGGGCATGTGTTCAGTTCGGAAGAAACCATGAGGTTCGGCGGAACCCACTTGGATAAGAACGGCGAGTCGTTTGAAATCGATTTTGTGCTGAAACCGATGACCATCGCAGGTGAGGTGGAAAGCATCATCGCCATGGGATACAACATCACAGAGATGGTAAAGGCCAAGGATGCGCTGACTCAGCGTGAGAAGCAGATCAACGCGTTTTTCGAGTATTCGACCGAAGGCTATTTCTTTCAGATACTGCCCCAAATCGCCTTGATACCGGATGAGATCGATGACAAGTTCATCGAGCAGGTGATCGAGGTTCAGCGGCTGGGAAGCATCAACAAAAAACTGCTTGAGTATCTTGGCTTTGAAAGCAAGGACGAGGTAAGGGGCAAGCGGCTTCTAGAATATCTCGGTGTCAATGCCCAGCTACACAAGCATATCTGGAAAGAAATGATCACAGAAGGAGTTGCGACGATACAAACAGAAATATTCAATCGGGTGACCGGAAAGAAGATTTTCTTAAGGTTGAGATTTGTCGCGATCTATAATGACTCTCACTATTTTGAAGGTAACTTCTGTATTGTCTCCAATATCACACAGCAGCATCTATACGAACGGGAACTCAATTTTTTAGCCAACAAGGATCCCCTTACCGGTCTCAATAACAGAAGAAACTTTAAGAACATGACGAATGTGCTATTCGATAGGGTCGGACCCGATTCTCCGTATTCGGTGTGCATGCTCGATATCGACAAGTTCAAGAAGGTGAACGACTCTTATGGTCATGATGTCGGTGATATCGTAATCAGAACCGTCGCCGAAGTGATCGAAAACGGCATCGGCGAAAACGGCATAGTGGGCAGGTATGGCGGTGAGGAGTTTATTATCATCACATCCATGTCAACAGAAGGTACCTTCAAACTGATCAACGATATCAGAATCGTTTTGGAGAACACCACCATCTCCTTCGGTAGCGGGTCTTTGGTGGTGACGGTAAGCGGTGGAATCAGCGAGGTAAGTGCCAACAGCGATGAGATGTTTGACAAGGGAGTTGTTTTTGCAGACAAGGCGCTTTACGAGTCCAAGAACAGTGGTAGGAACAGGGTGACCATCTATGACGACGAGCTTCATGGACGAATGGCGATAGACAGGCTCACAGGCGTCTACACAAGAAAAGCGATTGTCAACAAGACCAAACAGCTGCACGTCGATTTAAGAAAACTCGATCGAAGTTATGCGGTAGTTAGAATAAGCCTTGAGACACTGATCGTAAAGGAATTTGCAATTTTGAACCAGTTTATCAAGCAGACTGCCGGAATCCTCTTAAGCCTTACAAGAACCGGTGACTTTATAGGTAGGTATGACGATCTGACCTTTATCGTTCTCATTTCGGGTGCGAATGAAGAAGCGCTTAACCATATACAGGGCCGTATCACCGAATCGATGACCAAACTCAGCAACAAGTTCGAAAACCTCATATTGGCAGAAATAAAGTCCATCTGCTTCCACGACTGGACGATGAGGTTTGAAAAGGAATTTTCTAGACTAATGAATGATGATGAATCAAGCTGA
- a CDS encoding nitroreductase family protein translates to MNTTIECIKSRRSTRKYTDEAVRQEDIEQIIEAGLYAPSAHNTQPWHITVLKDRSLVEDLNKASLKLMENSEVETFRKMAAKENFDIFYHASVVMIISGEEASMNPKTDCAAATQNMLIAAESLGLGTCWVALVQYAFKSQEGPELIKRLKLPKGYSPYYAVTLGHKKISGQKAPKRRENTVNYV, encoded by the coding sequence ATGAACACGACTATCGAATGCATCAAATCGCGTAGATCCACTAGGAAATATACAGATGAGGCGGTCAGACAGGAGGATATCGAACAGATCATCGAAGCGGGTCTTTATGCTCCGAGCGCCCACAACACGCAACCATGGCATATCACGGTGCTTAAGGACAGAAGTCTGGTGGAAGACTTAAACAAGGCTTCTTTAAAGCTTATGGAAAACAGTGAAGTGGAAACTTTTAGAAAGATGGCCGCAAAAGAAAACTTCGATATCTTCTACCACGCATCGGTTGTCATGATCATATCCGGTGAAGAGGCGTCTATGAATCCCAAAACGGACTGCGCCGCAGCGACACAGAATATGCTGATCGCCGCCGAATCCTTAGGGCTTGGGACCTGTTGGGTGGCCTTGGTGCAGTATGCCTTTAAAAGTCAAGAGGGTCCTGAGCTGATAAAGAGGCTTAAGCTTCCTAAAGGCTACAGCCCCTACTATGCGGTGACTCTCGGGCATAAAAAGATCAGCGGTCAAAAGGCTCCAAAGAGACGCGAAAACACGGTCAATTACGTTTAA
- a CDS encoding energy-coupling factor transporter transmembrane protein EcfT, with protein sequence MKNKLFSYQIMDTPIHRLSGLTKLIAFLFLTFAVMFSYDTRVIAFMIVFSMYLLRISKITFKQIKIMVIYVAAFVLTNAVITYLFSPELGVQLYGTRHELFTIVGRYTVTAEQLFYQGTKLMKYVSVVPFGIMFLLTTNPSEFASSLNRIGVPYKAATAVALTLRYFPDVQRDYNNISQAQQARGLDLSHKAPLKERFKNALLIVVPLIFSTLDRIELISNAMDLRGFGKHKRRTWYTTKKMTKEDGVALAVSIGLFALSISVSLFINHSRFYNPFL encoded by the coding sequence ATGAAAAACAAACTCTTTTCTTATCAGATCATGGACACCCCCATACACAGGCTTAGCGGACTGACAAAACTGATCGCATTCTTATTTCTGACGTTTGCGGTGATGTTTTCCTATGACACCAGAGTCATTGCGTTTATGATCGTGTTCTCAATGTATCTTCTTAGAATATCGAAGATAACCTTCAAACAGATCAAGATCATGGTGATCTATGTCGCAGCCTTTGTACTGACCAATGCGGTCATCACCTATCTTTTTTCACCCGAACTGGGTGTGCAGCTGTATGGAACAAGGCATGAGCTGTTCACCATCGTCGGAAGGTACACGGTAACTGCTGAGCAACTGTTCTATCAAGGCACCAAACTCATGAAATACGTGTCTGTGGTTCCCTTTGGCATCATGTTCCTCTTGACGACCAATCCGAGCGAGTTCGCTTCGTCGCTTAACAGGATCGGGGTTCCCTATAAGGCGGCGACCGCTGTCGCGTTGACACTTAGGTATTTTCCTGATGTGCAAAGAGACTACAACAACATCTCCCAGGCACAGCAGGCCAGAGGACTCGACCTGTCGCATAAGGCACCCCTTAAGGAGCGGTTCAAGAATGCGCTTTTGATCGTCGTACCGCTGATTTTTTCGACGCTTGACCGAATCGAACTGATCAGCAACGCGATGGATTTAAGAGGCTTCGGCAAGCATAAGCGAAGAACCTGGTATACGACGAAGAAGATGACAAAAGAAGATGGAGTCGCACTGGCTGTTTCGATAGGACTATTCGCCCTTTCGATATCCGTGTCACTCTTTATCAACCATTCCAGATTCTATAACCCATTCTTATAA